CTTATCGATGTCATGCTTGTGCTCCTGGTAATATTCATGATAACCGCACCGGCAATGCAGAACTGGATCGACCTGGATCTGCCATCGGCAAAGGCTACCAGGATCAATATTTCCGAAGGCATCGTGATATCTATCAAAAAAGATGGCAATGTTTTTGTAGATCGCGACAAGATTGCCGCCAGCGATTTTTCCCGCAGATTCCCCGATATTTTCAAATCTCATATGGGAGAGCCGGTATACATACGGGGAGATAAGGACGTTCCGTACGGGAAGGTAATAGAAATAATCGGCTTTGTGAAAAAAGTCGGGGGGGAAAATGTCGGCCTTGTGGTAGAGGATGAAGTAACGAAAAAATAACCCTGCTCCGGGTGTTGGAATATGTGGCGAGATATTATTCTGTCGGCATCAGGTCATGCTCTGGTTTTCATAACCCTGATACTGCCTTCAATGCTGAGCTCGAAAACCTTTACACCGGTGACGGTGGTAAACGTCAAGATGGTCCAGCCGCAGTCCATAGCGCCGCTTCTCGAGCGGATGTCGGAGATCGGCGAGCCGAAACCAAAGGTGCCG
This is a stretch of genomic DNA from Candidatus Latescibacter sp.. It encodes these proteins:
- a CDS encoding biopolymer transporter ExbD, which gives rise to MIVRRSVKPEINFINLIDVMLVLLVIFMITAPAMQNWIDLDLPSAKATRINISEGIVISIKKDGNVFVDRDKIAASDFSRRFPDIFKSHMGEPVYIRGDKDVPYGKVIEIIGFVKKVGGENVGLVVEDEVTKK